Proteins encoded in a region of the Triticum dicoccoides isolate Atlit2015 ecotype Zavitan chromosome 3A, WEW_v2.0, whole genome shotgun sequence genome:
- the LOC119270531 gene encoding serine/threonine-protein kinase 33-like produces the protein MADQEAEFGALERKMGDESAEPTRLPYSLIKSITGNFSREIGRGGFGVVYLGDLPSGKVAVKKLSISQDFSDQLFQDEVHCLMRVKHNNIVRFLGYCSDTQGELVEHDGKKVMAEVRQRLLVFDYAPNGSLQLYLTEETIEWTRRYQMIKGICHGLQYLHKERINHLDLKPENVLLDAYMEPKITDFGLSRWFHEGQSRIFTKSTPGTRGYIAPEIIDKGEISFKSDIFSFGIVFIKLLTGSDNYDFENWHKSIDVKSPQMECCIEIARKCVDTDQHKRPSIDEIIHKLNEMGSAEESRDDPGSSIQQVSGASTMKELPPSMPCVDNQEGEKVKRELNKMDPTPQGPAGLKMPPALLQPVIIKPMPPPFEVMQPSAQRMGDPYDHSDTSDDLYDDSDDDPECFCVDDPRRVSQQWRRHNRGLVDKARPANAGGGDQDRRTNLVKGEISPISRNQPSQGKMGNITSVPTIANHRPMAGNGMLPEQVMMRYPNTMDVRPWSVPFPLQGGHGGEGSALSGREVLQVAAVAQNSIALQQQQHMALMRQQQHHQHQQHMAFYLLLFLFLLLLTIIVIVIVILTFKKRG, from the exons ATGGCGGATCAAGAAGCTGAATTTGGAGCGCTGGAGCGCAAAATGGGTGATGAAAGTGCAGAGCCGACCAGGCTACCATATTCACTCATAAAGTCCATTACCGGCAATTTCTCCCGAGAAATTGGTCGTGGTGGGTTTGGAGTTGTTTACCTG GGAGACCTTCCAAGTGGCAAGGTTGCTGTCAAGAAGCTTTCCATATCGCAAGATTTTTCGGATCAGTTATTTCAGGATGAGGTCCACTGTCTAATGAGGGTAAAGCACAACAATATAGTGAGATTCCTCGGCTATTGTTCAGATACACAAGGGGAACTGGTGGAACACGACGGAAAAAAAGTTATGGCAGAGGTACGGCAAAGGTTGCTCGTCTTTGACTACGCTCCTAACGGAAGCCTTCAGCTTTATCTTACAG AGGAAACAATTGAATGGACAAGGCGATATCAAATGATCAAGGGAATCTGCCATGGTTTGCAATATCTACACAAAGAACGCATTAATCATCTGGACCTCAAACCTGAAAATGTTCTGCTGGATGCTTACATGGAACCCAAAATTACCGACTTTGGCTTGTCAAGATGGTTTCATGAAGGACAGTCCAGAATTTTCACAAAAAGCACTCCTGGCACAAG GGGATATATTGCACCAGAAATCATAGACAAGGGTGAAATATCATTCAAGTCAGACATATTCAGTTTCGGCATTGTATTCATAAAGCTGTTAACAGGGAGTGACAACTACGATTTTGAAAAT TGGCATAAATCAATAGACGTGAAGAGCCCTCAAATGGAGTGCTGCATTGAGATAGCTCGAAAATGTGTGGACACTGATCAACACAAAAGACCTTCAATAGACGAGATAATTCATAAGCTGAATGAGATGGGCAGTGCTGAAGAATCAAGAGATGACCCAGGGTCTTCAATACAGCAG GTAAGTGGCGCATCCACCATGAAGGAGCTTCCTCCATCAATGCCTTGTGTGGACAACCAAGAAGGTGAAAAGGTCAAAAGGGAACTCAATAAGATGGATCCTACGCCACAGGGGCCTGCGGGCCTCAAGATGCCGCCAGCTCTTCTACAGCCAGTTATTATTAAACCAATGCCGCCACCGTTTGAGGTCATGCAACCATCGGCACAACGAATGGGGGATCCATACGACCACAGCGACACATCCGATGATTTGTATGATGACTCCGATGACGACCCCGAATGTTTCTGCGTGGATGACCCTAGGAGAGTTTCCCAGCAATGGAGGCGTCATAACCGCGGCCTCGTCGACAAGGCCAGGCCAGCAAATGCTGGAGGCGGCGATCAAGACAGGAGGACTAACTTAGTCAAGGGAGAAATATCTCCAATCAGCAGGAACCAGCCGAGTCAGGGGAAGATGGGCAACATAACCAGCGTCCCAACCATCGCCAACCATAGGCCAATGGCTGGAAATGGAATGCTTCCTGAGCAGGTCATGATGAGGTATCCTAACACAATGGACGTTAGGCCGTGGTCGGTGCCATTCCCCCTACAGGGTGGTCATGGAGGTGAGGGCAGCGCGCTGTCCGGACGGGAGGTGCTGCAGGTTGCTGCGGTGGCACAAAACTCCATTgcgctgcagcagcagcagcacatggCGTTGATGCGTCAGCAGCAGCACCACCAGCACCAGCAGCACATGGCTTtctatctactgttgtttctgttcTTGCTTCTGCTTACTATTATCGTCATTGTCATCGTCATTCTTACTTTCAAGAAACGGGGGTAG